From Stenotrophomonas sp. SAU14A_NAIMI4_8:
CGGTGTGCGCAGCCTCATGCGTGAACTGCTGGCCGAACAACGCCGCACCAATGAACTGCTGACGCACATCGGTGGCTACCGCATTCCGCCGCCGGCGCCGGAACCGCGCCCGTGGCAGGCGCCGTGAAGCCGGGGTCAGAGCCGCGCTCCGTCGGAAAACGGATCTGACCCCATCACAGCGGCGCAGTCGCCTCGAACGCCGGCGAATAGCGCACCTCGCCCTGCGCCATCGGCGGCTGCAGGCACAGGGCCTGGAAGTACTCCGCAGGCACCCCCGGCAGGATCAGCCCCGGTTCGGCGCGGAAACCAAACCGACCGTAGTAGGCCGGCTCGCCCAGCAGCACGCAGCCGTGCGCCTGCTGGCTGCGCAGTGCATCGATCGCGGCCTGCATCAACGCCGCGCCCACACCCTGCCCCTGCCGGGCCGGCAGCACGGAAATGGGCCCCAGGCCAAACCAGCCGGTACTGCCGTCGCTCACCGCAACTGGCGACACCGCCACATGGCCGACCACCGCACCGTCCTGCTCGGCCACCAGCGACACCGTCAGTTCGCCCCGGTCGCGCAGCGCGTCCACGATGAGCTGCTCGGTATGGCTGCTGTGCTCGGCCTGGCGGAAGGCGGCCTCGGTCAGGGCGTGAATGGCGGCCACGTCGGCCGGTTGTTCGGGGCGGATCAAGGGCATCTGGGGAACTCCATGGAAGCGCGCACACCATGGCCCCAGGCGCGGATTCACGCAACCGTTACCTCCACCGCGCAATGCGCCCCGCGTGAATTGTTGATACACCTCACGAATTGAGACACCCGTCCGCAGCCGGTTCCAGCGTGCTGCAGCATGCGCAAGCCCTTGTGCAAACAGGCATTTCCACGGCATCGGCTGGGCTGCTTGCGTCAAATTCATGACGGAACCAGGCCGCAAGCGGTGGCAGCGTGTCGTCATGGCCTCCCATAATCAAAACTCCCGTCCCCAAGGAAAGGAGACCTGCCGTGCACATTGCGTTGGCGTTCGCGCGCACGGCTGTACATCTGCAGACGCTGCCTGCCGTGTTGCTGCACCGTCCCTGTCCCGCCCCACAGGCGGCCTGAGGATGCGCGGCCGCACATTTCCCTGCGTTGTTCTGTCGCTGCTGATCGCCTGCAGCCCGGAGGCTCTCATGTCACAGGAGTTTGATTCCGCCGCCGCCAACGTCGCCCAGGGAGGGCGCGGCCTGGCAAAGCTCAACCCCGCCCCCCGCAAGGCCTATGAACTGGTCCTGCGGTTGGCCAACCCACCCGGCGATTTCGCGGTGGTCGAAGGCGTGGCCCAGTACGATGTCACCAACGAAGACCAGTGCGGCTACATCGAGCCGGAAACCGGCACCCCCGCGCGCATCACCAGCCAGGAGCCGGTGACCCTGCGCAAGGTGGCCGACAACGAGTATCGCGGCACGGTGTACCTGGACCGCATGCTGGACGAGGACTACTACGGCCGCGGCGTCTGCACCTGGTCGTTCAGCGGTGCCGGCGCCATGCTCAAGGCCACCGGCGCCGACGGCGAAACCCGTTTCCTGTCCTTCCTAGGCGCCGATCCGTTCATGGGCGGGCGCACCGAAACCCGCCACTACCCGCGCGGCGACTACCCACGCGTGGATGACATGCCCGACTACGGCGCCAGCGGCCAGCAGGACCCCAACCGCTTCCGCGCCGAGCTGCGCGACGCCCTGTTCTCGGCCACCCTGAGCGCGCACGAGGTCAGCCCATGACCGTGACCAGCCAGGACTACGCCGCGCTGGCCAGCGATGCCTACCGCGACGAACGGGTCGGCCGCCACGATCCAGCGCAGGAGCAGCCGGTCATCCTCAATGGCCACGCCTACCGCGTGCTGGAACACGCCAACAACCGCCTCAACGGCTACCAGGGCACCATCTATCAGCGCGTGGATACCCACGAGATCGTGGTCGCCCACCGTGGCACCGAACAGATCGGCCGCGACGGCATCCTGACCGACGGTGGCATGGTGCTGGCCCGGCGCAACCTGCAGGCCAACGACGCACTGGAACTGACCCGCCACGCCCTGGCCTATGCGCAGAAGGAAGGCCGCGACCTGGGCCAGACCCCGGAAGTAAGCGTGACCGGGCATTCGCTGGGCGGCACGCTGGCGCAGATTTCGGCCCATCACTTCGATCTGAAGGGCGAAACCTTCAACGCCTACGGCGCGGTCAGCCTGACCTACCGCATTCCCGAAGGCGGCCACAACGTGCTCAACCACGTGATGGCGGCCGACCCGGTCAGTGCGGCCTCGCAGCACTTCGGTGACGTGCGCATGTACGCCACGCAGAAGGAGATCGACACGCTGGGCAGCTGGGGCTTCAGC
This genomic window contains:
- a CDS encoding N-acetyltransferase, whose product is MPLIRPEQPADVAAIHALTEAAFRQAEHSSHTEQLIVDALRDRGELTVSLVAEQDGAVVGHVAVSPVAVSDGSTGWFGLGPISVLPARQGQGVGAALMQAAIDALRSQQAHGCVLLGEPAYYGRFGFRAEPGLILPGVPAEYFQALCLQPPMAQGEVRYSPAFEATAPL